ACGAGCGCGTCCACATCGCCCGTCTGCACGACGCGAACGACGATCATGATGCCTCTCCCGCAGATTCATGGTCCGGCTGGCCGTGCAGCGGCACGCAGCGTACCGCGTCGCCTGGCTGCACACCGAGCGCCGTGCGTGCGGCGGCCGTCAACGGCGCACCGGTTTCGCGCCCGTCCGGCAGATCGCCGAGCACGCAGCGGAACTCGCCCGCGCGATTGCTCGCGATCAGGTACGTCGCGTTGCGTTCCGCGTCTGCATGTTGTGGTTCTGCCGCGCCTTGCACCGCCCGCGTTTCATTACGCGTAACGCACGCACTGCGATCGATCTGCGCGGTCAACACCGGACCCGCATCGAAGATATCGACGTAGCGGTCCGTTTCGAAACCCTCTTCGAGATGGATCTCGTACGCGAGCAGCGCGTGTTCATCGGGTTCGCCGAGCACGCGTTGCGCCGCTTCCGGCAGCAACGGCACGTACAGCGGATAACTCGGCATCACTTCTGCGATGAAGGTCCGGCTGCGCCCGCCCGACTCCACTTCGATATCGGCGAAATTGCGGCCGAAGAACTTGCGGCCCACCGCTTCCCAGAACGGCGACACGCCGTTGTCGTCGGTGACACCGAGCAGCAGCGAGAACACTTCGGGCGTGAAGCGTCGGCGGTTTGCCGCGATGTACATCATCCGTGCACGCGACATCAGATGCGCGGCGGCGTCGCCGCGCAGCGCCGGATCGATATAGAAACCCGCGAGCCGGCTCCTGCCGGTGAGTTCGTGCGACATCGTCAGCGCGTGAATCTTGCGATTCACGTGCAGTTCGCGCGATGCGTGGATCAGCGCGTCGTTGCGAAACGCGTAGAACGGCTCGGAATAACCAGCCGCTGCGAAGATGCTCGCGGAGCCATGCAGTGTGCCGGTCGCGCTGTCTTCCAACACGAACAGATAGAACTCCTCGCCCGCAAAATCGACTTCCGCGCGAAACGAATCTTCCGACAGCGCGACGCGCGCTTCGAGCGCGCGCCGGTCGTGCGGCAGCGAATGCAGCACGGGTTGCGCCGTGCGCGCCATATGCTCGAGCGCGTCGAGATCGGCGAGACGGCTGGGGCGTACGAAGAGCATCGTCGTTCCTGGTTAAATGTTGCGCCGCGAACTCAGCGGGCCTGCACGGCGGCGGTCGCGCCGACCACCTCTTCGACTGCCCGGCCGATGCGCGCGAAGCCTTCGTCGAGATCGGCGAGCGGCATCACCAGCGAAGGCGCGAAGCGCAGCACGTCGGGACCGGCTATCAGCAGCATCGCGCCGTGCGTCGCGCACGCGGTGAGGAAATCCTTCGCGCGGCCCTTGTAGACGTCGTTCAGTTCGGCGCCGATCAGCAGACCCTTGCCGCGCACTTCGCGGAAGATGCCGAAGCGCTCGTTCAACTGCGCGAGCTTCGCCTTGATCAGATCGCTGCGTTCGCGCACGCCTTCGAGCACCTTCGGATCGCTGACCAGCTCCACCACCTTCTCCGCGATCGCCGCGCCGAGCGGATTGCCGCCATACGTCGTGCCGTGCACGCCGACCTTGAAGTGCGCGGCGAGCGCGTTGGTGGTCAGCATTGCGCCGATCGGGAAGCCGTTGCCGAGCGCCTTCGCAGTCGTGAGGACGTCGGGCGTGACGCCGGTGTCCTCGTACGCGTAGAAGCGGCCGGTGCGGCCCACGCCCGTTTGCACTTCATCGAAAATCAGCAGTGCGCCGTGCTGGTCGCACAGTTCGCGCAGGCCTTGCAGGAATGCCGGATCGGCGGGAATCACACCGCCTTCGCCTTGCACCGGCTCGACGATCACCGCGCACGTGCGCGCACCGATCGTCTTGCGTGCAGCGTCGAGATCGTTGTACGGCAGATGGATGATGCCTTCGGGCACCGGGCCGAAGCCTTCCGAATACTTCGGCTGGCCGCCGACGCTGACGGTAAAGAACGTGCGTCCGTGGAACGACTGCGTGAACGACACGATCTCGATCTTGTCGGCGCCGTGGCGTTCGAACGCGACGCGGCGCGCGAGCTTCAGTGCGGCTTCGTTCGCTTCGGCGCCCGAGTTCGCGAAGAACGCGCGGTCGGCGAACGTCAGGTCTTCGAGGCGCTTTGCGAGGCGCAGCACCGGCTCGTTCGTGTAGCCGTTGCCGATGTGCCAGAGCTTGCTGCCCTGCTCGTGCAGCACCTTCAGCAGTTCCGGGTGCGCGTGGCCGAGCGCGGTCACGGCGATGCCGCCCGCGAAATCGATGTACTCGCGGCCCTGCGTGTCCCAGATGCGCGAGCCTTCTGCGCGGTCGGGCACGAAGGCGGCGGGCGAGAACACCGGCACCATTACTTCGTCGAACGTCTGGCGGGTCACAGTCAGGTCGGTCATGGCGAATCCTCGTTGCAGTAATGACGATAGTGTAGGTAACCGGACGCGAAACGTCTTGCGCATACGCGACGTGTTCTGTCGGGCTTGCCTTGCCTTTTGCCGCACGCAGGCATGCGGCGTTACGCGCCGTCGCTGTAGTCCGGCGGTTCGATCAGCGCGGCCGGGCGCGGCTCGCTTGCCGCAGCGCCGCCGCCGTGCTGCCGGTCGAGCCAGTTGCGGCGATCCTCGCGCGGCGTCACGCCGAAGCGCTCGCGATACGCGTTAGAAAAATGCGCCGCCGACGAAAACCCGCAAGCAAGACTGATCTGCACGACCGATTTGCTCGTGCGCTGCAGCTGCGTGCGCGCTTTCGTGAGCCGCAGCCCCAGGTAATACTTCGACGGCATCGAGCCGAGATACTGGCGAAACAGGCGTTCGAGCTGTCGGCGCGACACGCCGACGAGATCCGCGATTTCATCGGTGGTGAGCGGGTCTTCGATGTTCGCTTCCATCAGCTGCAACGCGTCGTTCAGACGCGGATGGCGTTCGCCGGGCGCGGTGACGAACGGAATGCGCTGACGCTCCTCGCCTGCGCGCAGCACGCCGACGCCGAGCGTATCGGCGATGCGTTCCGCGAGTTCGGGGCCGTGATCGCGGCCGATCATCGCAAGCATGAAATCGACGGTCGCCTGGCCGCCCGCGCAGGTCGCTCGATCGCGGTCGATTTCGAAAATCTGCTGCGTGACGATCGAGCGTTCGAACTGCTCGGCGAACTGCTGATACGTCTCCCAGTTCACGCTCACGCGATAGCCGGACAGTTGCCCCGCCATCGCGAGCCACCACACGCCGTGATGAATGCCGGTGACGAGCGGCGTGCGCTGCCCGACGCGCGACAGGCTCGCGAGAAACAGACGATAGTCGGCGAACTGCTGAAAGCGCTCGCTGACGACGATCAGCCAGTCGCACGCAATCGCATCGCCGAACGCGGCATCGGCGGGCCACTGCGCACCGCCCGACAACGCGACCGGTCGCCCGTCCCACGAACACACCTGCCAGCGATACAGCGCGCGGCCGTCGATCTCGTTCGCGAGCGTCAGCGCGTCGACGATCGGGCCGATGCCCGACATCGATACCGGCGGCAGCGCCACGATCGCGACCTGGGTCGTGCGGGCGGGACTGGATGGACGGACCATCGGCTAAATGCTTGAGAGACGCTTGAAATACGACTTGCTTACTTAAGACTGCCCGACAGGAACTGCTTCAACCGTTCGCTGCGCGGCGCGGAGAGCACCTCGACGGGATCGCCCTCTTCTTCGGTGCGGCCTTGATGCAGAAACATCACATGATTCGACACGTTGCGCGCAAAACCCATTTCGTGCGTGACGACGATCATCGTGCGGCCTTCTTCGGCGAGCTTCTGCATCACCTTCAGCACTTCGCCGACGAGTTCGGGGTCGAGCGCGGACGTCGGTTCGTCGAACAGCATCACGTCGGGATTCATCGC
This portion of the Paraburkholderia flava genome encodes:
- a CDS encoding aspartate aminotransferase family protein produces the protein MTDLTVTRQTFDEVMVPVFSPAAFVPDRAEGSRIWDTQGREYIDFAGGIAVTALGHAHPELLKVLHEQGSKLWHIGNGYTNEPVLRLAKRLEDLTFADRAFFANSGAEANEAALKLARRVAFERHGADKIEIVSFTQSFHGRTFFTVSVGGQPKYSEGFGPVPEGIIHLPYNDLDAARKTIGARTCAVIVEPVQGEGGVIPADPAFLQGLRELCDQHGALLIFDEVQTGVGRTGRFYAYEDTGVTPDVLTTAKALGNGFPIGAMLTTNALAAHFKVGVHGTTYGGNPLGAAIAEKVVELVSDPKVLEGVRERSDLIKAKLAQLNERFGIFREVRGKGLLIGAELNDVYKGRAKDFLTACATHGAMLLIAGPDVLRFAPSLVMPLADLDEGFARIGRAVEEVVGATAAVQAR
- the aruF gene encoding arginine/ornithine succinyltransferase subunit alpha, with translation MLFVRPSRLADLDALEHMARTAQPVLHSLPHDRRALEARVALSEDSFRAEVDFAGEEFYLFVLEDSATGTLHGSASIFAAAGYSEPFYAFRNDALIHASRELHVNRKIHALTMSHELTGRSRLAGFYIDPALRGDAAAHLMSRARMMYIAANRRRFTPEVFSLLLGVTDDNGVSPFWEAVGRKFFGRNFADIEVESGGRSRTFIAEVMPSYPLYVPLLPEAAQRVLGEPDEHALLAYEIHLEEGFETDRYVDIFDAGPVLTAQIDRSACVTRNETRAVQGAAEPQHADAERNATYLIASNRAGEFRCVLGDLPDGRETGAPLTAAARTALGVQPGDAVRCVPLHGQPDHESAGEAS
- a CDS encoding GlxA family transcriptional regulator, translating into MVRPSSPARTTQVAIVALPPVSMSGIGPIVDALTLANEIDGRALYRWQVCSWDGRPVALSGGAQWPADAAFGDAIACDWLIVVSERFQQFADYRLFLASLSRVGQRTPLVTGIHHGVWWLAMAGQLSGYRVSVNWETYQQFAEQFERSIVTQQIFEIDRDRATCAGGQATVDFMLAMIGRDHGPELAERIADTLGVGVLRAGEERQRIPFVTAPGERHPRLNDALQLMEANIEDPLTTDEIADLVGVSRRQLERLFRQYLGSMPSKYYLGLRLTKARTQLQRTSKSVVQISLACGFSSAAHFSNAYRERFGVTPREDRRNWLDRQHGGGAAASEPRPAALIEPPDYSDGA